In Cololabis saira isolate AMF1-May2022 chromosome 10, fColSai1.1, whole genome shotgun sequence, a single window of DNA contains:
- the LOC133451823 gene encoding immunoglobulin lambda-1 light chain-like: MLFLPAAALCCLCSALVAMAAELVQDDVTLTRRVGQSVSFSCGRTDHCDLYWVFWYQKKEMETFRVINEINRGSCNINSGFNHPQKADFSAENTQNDCSLKLNRVKLDHSATYYCMCVKIDAHRNHCHIFGRGSKLYVTDEQVVKPVVSVYPAASRVHLGGGSSLLCVASAMFPPGVRFSWKRQKKNGPLEDVPPAEGEQVELREPGRSASIIVVHRLHQDTYRYSCYVKHEGGTVEAQTQEPADLPAPADPGSGVPAPAVPGSGVPAPADPGSGVPAPADPGSEIFQSECRVKLLCLLYTVLTLKSLLYCCGLSLLMVLRNKGPSTN; the protein is encoded by the exons ATGCTTTTCCTCCCAGCTGCTGCTCTGTGCTGTCTGTGTTCAG cgctggttgccatggcagcaGAGCTGGTTCAGGACGATGTAACACTGACCAGGAGAGTTGGACAAAGTGTCTCCTTCAGCTGTGGACGAACTGATCATTGTGATCTTTACTGGGTATTCTGGtatcagaaaaaagaaatggaaactTTCAGAGTCATTAATGAAATTAACAGAGGATCCTGTAATATTAATTCAGGCTTCAATCATCCTCAGAAAGCAGATTTCTCAGCTGAAAATACACAGAACGATTGTTCGTTGAAGCTAAACAGAGTTAAACTGGATCATTCAGCCACCtactactgtatgtgtgtgaagATAGACGCCCACA GGAATCACTGCCACATCTTTGGACGTGGAAGTAAACTGTATGTAACCG ATGAGCAGGTAGTGAAGCCCGTGGTGAGCGTGTACCCAGCAGCATCCAGAGTCCACCTGGGGGGGGGCAGCTCCCTGCTGTGTGTGGCCTCAGCCATGTTTCCTCCTGGGGTCCGGTTCTCCTGGAAAAGACAGAAGAAGAACGGCCCGCTGGAGGACGTCCCCCCTGCCGAGGGAGAGCAGGTGGAGCTCAGAGAGCCGGGACGCAGCGCCTCCATCATTGTGGTCCACCGCCTCCATCAGGACACGTACAGATACAGCTGCTACGTCAAGCACGAGGGCGGCACGGTGGAGGCCCAGACACAAG AGCCAGCAGACCTgccagctccagcagatccaggttcaggggttccagctccagcagttccaggttcaggggttccagctccagcagatccaggttcaggggttccagctccagcagatccaggttCAGAGATCTTCCAGTCTGAGTGCAGGGTGAAGCTGCTCTGCCTGCTGTACACAGTGCTGACCCTGAAGAGTCTGCTGTACTGCTGTGGACTCTCTCTGCTGATGGTCCTCAGGAACAAGGGGCCGTCCACCAACTGA